Proteins found in one Hyla sarda isolate aHylSar1 chromosome 1 unlocalized genomic scaffold, aHylSar1.hap1 SUPER_1_unloc_19, whole genome shotgun sequence genomic segment:
- the LOC130298042 gene encoding LOW QUALITY PROTEIN: zinc finger protein 271-like (The sequence of the model RefSeq protein was modified relative to this genomic sequence to represent the inferred CDS: inserted 5 bases in 3 codons; deleted 1 base in 1 codon), which produces MAAFYGNPRKKETSEIMKRCSGEDGEIMERCSGQDGEIMERCSGEEGEIMERSSGEDGEIMERSSGEDGEIMERSSGEDGEIMERSSGEDGKIMERSSGEDGEIMERSSGEDGEIMERSSGQDGEIMERPSGEDGEIIERCSGEDGEIMERSSGEDGEIMERSSGEDLLTPNVHPDLSYNNPPDHQEPSPDQPHIVTTRTEKKGRKGFHCDECGKYFRNSLGLIKHKLSHERRKPYPCSECGKCFAGKSTLKSHRRIHTGEKSHSCSECGKCFTHRSALITHRRTHTGENPFSCSECEKAVKRKSQLVIHESCHTGEKPYSCSECGKRFTIASNLVVHVRIHTKEKPYSCSECGKEFTSRSSLITHRRIHTGEKPYSCSECEKCFTTKSHLVLHQRSHTGENLFSCSECGKCFTTKQYLVVHQRTHTGEKLYKCAECGKCFTQKSNLVTHKRSHTGEKPYSCSECEKLFKXLNQLVLHQRGHTGEKPYSCSECGKCFNHQSYLVTHKRIHTGEKPYSCSECGKCFKSKWELVRHQRSHTGENQYSCSECGKRFKTVSNLFIHERIHTGEKPYSCSECGKCFNHKSHLVTHKRIHTGEKPYSCSECGKCFTSGSNLVTHKRIHTGEKRYSCSEGGKYFIRKTDLVIHERIHTGVKPYSCSECGKCFIKKSXTVTHKRIHTGEKPYSCSECGKWFKSKSELVLHQRSHREENQYSCSECGKRFNTASNLFIHEQIHTGEKPYSCSECGKSFTTKSALVLHERIHTGEKPHSCSECGKCFTTKSTLVLHERIYTGEKPCLCSECGKCFTTKTYLVLHERIHTGEKPFSCSECGKWFKSKSELVLHQRSHTGEKPYSCSECGKCFTTKXQLVLHERSHTGEKPYSCSECGKCFTSTSNLVIHERIHTGEKPYSCSECGKCFTSTSNLVLHERCHSGEKPYSCSECGKCFTSTSNLVIHERIHTGEKPFSCSECGKCFNRKSHLVTHERIHTGEKP; this is translated from the exons GAAATCCCAGAAAGAAGGAAACATCAGAGATCATGAAGCGctgctcaggagaagatggagagatcatggagcgctgctcaggacaagatggagagatcatggagcgctgctcaggagaagagggagagatcatggagcgctcctcaggagaagatggagagatcatggagcgctcctcaggagaagatggagagatcatggagcgctcctcaggagaagatggagagatcatggagcgctcctcaggagaagatggaaagatcatggagcgctcctcaggagaagatggagagatcatggagcgctcctcaggagaagatggagagatcatggagcgctcctcaggacaagatggagagatcatggagcgcccctcaggagaagatggagagatcatagaGCGctgctcaggagaagatggagagatcatggagcgctcctcaggagaagatggagagatcatggagcgctcctcaggagaagacctccttacccctaatgtccatccagatctatcctataataatccCCCTGATCATCaggaaccttctcctgaccaaccacacattgttaccacaaggacagagaagaaagggaggaaaggTTTTCACTGTGATGAATGTGGAAAATATTTCAGAAATAGTTTAGGTCTTATTAAACACAAACTAAGTCATGAAAGAAGAAAGCCATAtccgtgttcagaatgtgggaaatgttttgcaggTAAATCAACTCTTAAAAGTCAtaggagaattcacacaggagaaaagtcacattcatgttcagaatgtgggaaatgttttacacatAGATCAGCTCTCATTACACATAggcgaactcacacaggagagaatccattttcatgttcagaatgtgagaaa gctGTAAAACGCAAATCACAACTTGTTATACATGAGAGttgtcacacaggagaaaagccatattcatgttcagaatgtgggaaacgttttACAATTGCATCAAATCTTGTTGTACATGTGAGAATTCACACaaaagagaagccatattcatgctcagaatgtgggaaagagTTTACAAGCAGATCATCTCTTATTACACAcagaagaattcacacaggagagaagccatattcctgctcagaatgtgagaaatgttttacaactaaatcacatcttgttttacatcagagaagtcacacaggagagaatctattttcatgttcagaatgtgggaaatgttttacaactAAACAATatcttgttgtacatcagagaactcacacaggagagaagctgtataaatgtgcagaatgtgggaaatgttttacacagaaatcaaatcttgttacacataagagaagtcacacaggagagaagccatattcatgctcagaatgtgaaaAATTGTTTAA TCTAAATCAGCTTGTTCTTCATCAGAgaggtcacacaggagagaagccatattcatgttcagaatgtgggaaatgttttaaccaTCAATCATATCTTGTTACAcataagagaattcacacaggagagaagccgtattcatgttcagaatgtgggaaatgctttaaaTCTAAATGGGAGCTTGTTCGACatcagagaagtcacacaggagaaaatcaatattcatgttcagaatgtgggaaacgttttAAAACTGTATCAAATCTTtttatacatgagagaattcacacaggagagaagccatattcatgttcagaatgtgggaaatgttttaaccataaatcacatcttgttacacataagagaattcacacaggagagaagccatattcatgttcagaatgtggaaaatgttttacaagtGGATCAAACCTTGTTACAcataagagaattcacacaggagagaagcgatattcatgttcagaaggTGGGAAATATTTTATAAGGAAAACAGatcttgttatacatgagagaattcacacaggagttaagccatattcatgctcagaatgtgggaaatgttttataaagAAAT AAACGGTTACAcataagagaattcacacaggagagaagccatattcgtgttcagaatgtggaaaatggttTAAATCTAAATCAGAGCTTGTTCTACATCAGAGAAGTCACAGAGAAGAAAAtcaatattcatgttcagaatgtgggaaacgttttAACACTGCATCAAATCTTTTTATACATGAgcaaattcacacaggagagaagccatattcatgttcagaatgtggaaaaagtTTTACAACTAAATCAGCGCTGGTTCTACatgaaagaattcacacaggagagaagccacattcatgttcagaatgtggaaaatgttttacaacTAAATCAACGCTTGTTCTACATGAAAGAAtttacacaggagagaagccatgtttatgttcagaatgtggaaaatgttttacaacTAAAACATATCTTGTTCTACatgaaagaattcacacaggagagaagccattttcatgttcagaatgtggaaaatggttTAAATCTAAATCAGAGCTTGTTCTACatcagagaagtcacacaggagaaaagccatattcatgttcagaatgtggaaaatgttttacaacTAA TCAGCTTGTtctacatgagagaagtcacacaggagaaaagccatattcatgttcagaatgtgggaaatgttttacatctACATCAAatcttgttatacatgagagaattcacacaggagagaagccatattcatgttcagaatgtgggaaatgttttacatctACATCAAATCTTGTTCTACATGAGAGATGTCACTcaggagaaaagccatattcatgttcagaatgtgggaaatgttttacatctACATCAAatcttgttatacatgagagaattcacacaggagagaagccattttcatgttcagaatgtgggaaatgttttaataggaaatcacatcttgttacccatgagagaattcacacaggagagaagccatag